A single region of the Nocardioides sp. W7 genome encodes:
- a CDS encoding DUF2252 domain-containing protein, protein MTEDRSDLIVSTLDDAFAPLMAADPVAFRGKYRTMASDPHAFYRGSACLFYADVTSREDPYADDRSGRIWVHGDLHVENFGTYLNSDGRLVFDVNDFDEAYLGPFTWDLQRFAASLAVVGWQKALPEEEVRRLVGRYVRAYLSQVDEYVGSADDAGEFSLHLDNTEGPIHDALVTARQRRRADLLDATTLRVEGTRLFREGVHERRLPKREQARVEKAYQRYLDTIPEDKRSHRALFYELRDVVGKSGFGIGSAGLPAYNLLIEGVSQALDNDVVLSMKQANIPAVSRFVDSATVDRYFENEGHRTVVSQRALQVHTDPLLGWTELDGVGYVVSEVSPYEEDLDWAGLTEPDDIAQVVSLLGRATAKIHCASDEDSDQDLVDFQVEEAIVTSLEGRRREFTAWVTDFATSYAERVRADHALFVDAFREGRIGVSST, encoded by the coding sequence ATGACCGAGGACCGCTCCGACCTGATCGTCTCGACGCTCGACGACGCGTTCGCGCCGCTGATGGCGGCGGACCCGGTGGCGTTCCGCGGGAAGTACCGCACGATGGCCTCCGATCCGCACGCGTTCTACCGGGGGAGCGCGTGCCTGTTCTATGCCGACGTCACGTCGCGGGAGGACCCGTACGCCGACGACCGCAGCGGTCGGATCTGGGTGCACGGCGACCTGCACGTCGAGAACTTCGGCACCTACCTGAACTCCGACGGCCGGCTGGTCTTCGACGTCAACGACTTCGACGAGGCCTACCTCGGCCCGTTCACCTGGGACCTGCAGCGCTTCGCGGCGTCGTTGGCGGTGGTCGGCTGGCAGAAGGCGCTGCCCGAGGAGGAGGTACGCCGGCTGGTCGGTCGCTACGTCCGGGCGTACCTCTCGCAGGTGGACGAGTACGTCGGCAGCGCCGACGACGCCGGGGAGTTCTCGCTGCACCTCGACAACACCGAGGGACCGATCCACGACGCCCTCGTGACAGCCCGCCAGCGCCGCCGCGCGGACCTGCTCGACGCGACGACCCTGCGCGTCGAGGGCACCCGGCTGTTCCGCGAGGGCGTCCACGAGCGCCGGTTGCCGAAGCGGGAGCAGGCCCGGGTCGAGAAGGCCTACCAGCGCTACCTGGACACGATCCCGGAGGACAAGCGCTCGCACCGGGCGCTCTTCTACGAGCTGCGCGACGTCGTCGGCAAGAGCGGCTTCGGCATCGGCTCGGCCGGGCTGCCGGCGTACAACCTGCTCATCGAGGGGGTCAGCCAGGCGCTCGACAACGACGTGGTGCTGTCGATGAAGCAGGCCAACATCCCGGCGGTCAGCCGGTTCGTCGACTCCGCGACGGTGGACCGCTACTTCGAGAACGAGGGGCACCGCACGGTGGTCAGCCAGCGGGCCCTGCAGGTGCACACCGACCCGCTGCTCGGCTGGACCGAGCTGGACGGGGTCGGGTACGTCGTCAGCGAGGTCTCGCCGTACGAGGAGGACCTCGACTGGGCCGGTCTCACCGAGCCCGACGACATCGCGCAGGTCGTGAGCCTGCTCGGGCGGGCGACGGCCAAGATCCACTGCGCCTCCGACGAGGACAGCGACCAGGACCTCGTCGACTTCCAGGTCGAGGAGGCGATCGTGACCTCACTGGAGGGTCGGCGCCGCGAGTTCACCGCCTGGGTGACCGACTTCGCGACGTCGTACGCCGAGCGGGTCCGCGCCGACCACGCGCTGTTCGTGGACGCCTTCCGTGAGGGCCGGATCGGCGTCAGCTCGACGTAG